A single genomic interval of Antechinus flavipes isolate AdamAnt ecotype Samford, QLD, Australia chromosome 1, AdamAnt_v2, whole genome shotgun sequence harbors:
- the LOC127551456 gene encoding prohibitin-2-like, with translation MAQNLKDFAGRLPAGPRGMGTALKLLLGAGAVAYGVRESVFTVEGGQRATFFNRIGGVQQDTILAEGLHFRIPWLQYPIIYDIRARPRKISSPTGSKDLQMMNISLRVLSRPNALELPSMYQRLGLDYEERVLPSIVNEVLKRVVAKFNASQLITQRAQVSLLIRRELTERAKDFSLILDDEAITELSFSREYTAAVEAKQVAQQAAQRAQFLVEKAKQEQRQKIVQAEGEAEAAKMLGEALSKNPGYIKLRKIRAAQNISKTIATSQNRIYLTADNLVLNLQDESFTRGSDSLIKGKK, from the coding sequence ATGGCCCAGAACCTGAAGGACTTCGCGGGACGGCTGCCCGCCGGGCCCCGAGGCATGGGCACTGCGCTGAAGCTGCTTCTCGGGGCCGGGGCTGTGGCCTACGGAGTCCGAGAGTCCGTGTTTACTGTGGAAGGTGGGCAAAGAGCCACTTTCTTTAACCGAATTGGGGGTGTGCAGCAGGACACTATCCTCGCAGAAGGACTGCACTTCAGGATCCCCTGGTTGCAGTACCCCATCATCTATGACATTCGTGCCCGGCCCCGCAAGATCTCTTCTCCCACAGGCTCCAAAGACCTTCAGATGATGAACATTTCCCTCCGCGTGCTGTCCCGACCCAATGCCCTGGAGCTGCCCAGCATGTACCAGCGCCTGGGCTTGGACTATGAGGAGCGGGTGCTGCCCTCTATCGTGAATGAGGTGCTCAAGAGAGTGGTGGCCAAGTTCAACGCCTCCCAGCTCATCACCCAGCGGGCCCAGGTGTCCTTGTTGATCCGGCGGGAGCTGACGGAGCGGGCCAAGGACTTCAGCCTCATTCTGGACGACGAGGCCATCACAGAGCTGAGCTTCAGCAGAGAGTATACGGCTGCAGTGGAGGCCAAGCAAGTGGCCCAGCAGGCGGCTCAGAGGGCTCAGTTTCTGGTAGAAAAGGCAAAGCAGGAGCAGAGGCAAAAGATCGTACAAGCCGAGGGTGAAGCTGAGGCTGCCAAGATGCTTGGGGAAGCTCTGAGCAAGAACCCTGGCTACATAAAACTGCGTAAAATCCGAGCTGCCCAGAACATCTCCAAGACGATCGCCACATCTCAGAACCGAATCTATCTCACTGCTGACAACCTCGTGCTGAACTTGCAGGATGAAAGCTTCACCCGAGGAAGTGACAGCCTCATCAAAGGCAAGAAGTAG